A single region of the Pseudomonas sp. B21-023 genome encodes:
- the metF gene encoding methylenetetrahydrofolate reductase [NAD(P)H] yields MSQERRYSFEFFPTKTDAGHEKLMGVARQLASYNPDFFSCTYGAGGSTRDRTLNTVLQLENEVKVPAAPHLSCVGDSKDDLRALLAEYQAAGIKRIVALRGDLPSGMGMASGELRYASDLVEFIRQETGNHFHLEVAAYPEMHPQARNFESDLANFVHKVKAGADSAITQYFFNADSYFYFVERAQKLGVEIPVVPGIMPITNYSKLARFSDACGAEIPRWIRKQLEAYADDTASIQAFGEEVITRMCEQLLQGGAPGLHFYTLNQAEPSLAIWNNLKLPR; encoded by the coding sequence ATGTCACAAGAACGCCGCTACAGTTTCGAATTCTTCCCCACCAAGACCGATGCCGGCCACGAAAAGCTGATGGGCGTTGCCCGCCAGCTGGCCAGCTACAACCCGGACTTCTTCTCCTGCACCTATGGTGCCGGTGGCTCGACCCGCGACCGCACGCTCAACACCGTGCTGCAGCTGGAAAATGAGGTGAAAGTCCCCGCCGCCCCGCACCTGTCCTGCGTGGGCGACAGCAAGGACGACCTGCGCGCCCTGCTGGCCGAGTACCAGGCCGCCGGCATCAAGCGCATCGTCGCCCTGCGTGGCGACCTGCCGTCGGGCATGGGCATGGCCAGCGGCGAACTGCGCTACGCCAGCGACTTGGTCGAGTTCATCCGCCAGGAAACCGGCAACCACTTCCACCTGGAAGTGGCCGCCTATCCGGAGATGCACCCGCAGGCGCGCAATTTCGAGAGCGACCTGGCCAACTTCGTGCACAAGGTCAAGGCCGGTGCCGACAGCGCCATCACCCAGTATTTCTTCAACGCCGACAGCTACTTTTATTTCGTCGAGCGCGCGCAGAAGCTGGGCGTCGAGATCCCGGTGGTGCCCGGCATCATGCCGATCACCAACTACAGCAAGCTGGCGCGTTTCTCCGACGCCTGCGGCGCCGAGATCCCACGCTGGATCCGCAAGCAGCTGGAAGCCTATGCCGACGACACCGCCAGCATCCAGGCATTCGGCGAGGAAGTGATCACCCGCATGTGCGAACAACTGCTGCAAGGCGGCGCACCGGGCCTGCACTTCTATACCCTCAACCAGGCCGAGCCGAGCCTGGCGATCTGGAACAACCTGAAGCTGCCACGCTGA
- a CDS encoding YceI family protein: MLKKTFAALALGTALISAGQAMAAEYKIDKEGQHAFVDWKISHLGYSFIHGTFKDFDGNFTWDSAKPEASKISVDLKTASLWSNHAERDKHIASKDFLDVKKYPEAKFVSTSVKSTGDKTADVTGDLTLHGVTKPVTFKAVFNGEGKDPWGGERAGFNATTTLNLNDFGIKGPGPTSQTLDLDISVEGVKQK; this comes from the coding sequence ATGTTGAAAAAGACTTTTGCCGCTCTGGCGCTCGGTACCGCCCTGATCTCCGCCGGCCAGGCCATGGCCGCCGAGTACAAGATCGACAAGGAAGGCCAGCACGCGTTCGTCGACTGGAAGATCAGCCACCTGGGCTACAGCTTCATCCACGGCACCTTCAAGGACTTCGACGGCAACTTCACCTGGGACAGTGCCAAGCCCGAGGCCAGCAAGATCAGCGTAGACCTGAAGACTGCCAGCCTGTGGTCGAACCACGCCGAGCGTGACAAGCACATCGCCAGCAAGGACTTCCTGGATGTCAAAAAATATCCGGAAGCCAAGTTCGTCTCCACCAGCGTCAAGTCGACCGGTGACAAGACTGCCGATGTGACCGGCGACCTGACCCTGCACGGCGTGACCAAGCCCGTCACCTTCAAGGCCGTGTTCAATGGCGAGGGCAAGGACCCGTGGGGCGGCGAGCGCGCTGGCTTCAACGCCACCACCACGCTGAACCTGAACGACTTCGGCATCAAGGGCCCAGGCCCGACTTCGCAGACCCTGGACCTGGATATCAGCGTCGAAGGCGTGAAGCAGAAGTAA
- a CDS encoding cytochrome b has product MQLRNSSSRYGLVSIVLHWGVALAVFGLFGLGLWMVGLDYYDPWRKSGPDLHKSIGLVLLALMLLRVVWRFVSPPPPAPANHGKVTRLAAKLGHLALYLGLFAVMIAGYLISTADGVGIPVFGLFDVPALVSDLPDQADLAGVIHLWLAWGLVIFAVLHALAALKHHFIDRDATLTRMLGRKA; this is encoded by the coding sequence ATGCAACTGCGCAATTCATCTTCTCGCTATGGCCTGGTCAGCATCGTCCTGCACTGGGGTGTGGCGCTGGCGGTCTTCGGGCTGTTTGGCCTGGGCTTGTGGATGGTCGGCCTTGATTACTACGACCCATGGCGCAAGTCCGGTCCGGACCTGCACAAGAGCATCGGCCTGGTGTTGCTGGCACTGATGCTGTTGCGGGTAGTCTGGCGTTTCGTCAGCCCGCCGCCACCGGCACCGGCCAACCATGGCAAGGTCACCCGGCTGGCCGCCAAGCTGGGCCATCTGGCGCTGTACCTGGGCCTGTTCGCAGTGATGATAGCGGGCTATCTGATTTCCACCGCCGACGGCGTGGGTATTCCGGTGTTCGGCTTGTTCGACGTTCCCGCGCTGGTCAGCGACCTGCCTGACCAGGCTGACCTGGCGGGGGTGATCCACCTCTGGCTGGCCTGGGGCCTGGTGATTTTTGCCGTACTGCACGCATTGGCGGCATTGAAACATCATTTCATCGACCGTGACGCGACCCTGACCCGCATGCTGGGCCGCAAAGCTTGA
- the ahcY gene encoding adenosylhomocysteinase, translating to MSAVNTPAGFSDFKVADISLADWGRKEVIIAESEMPALMGLRRKYQAEQPLKGAKIIGCIHMTIQTAVLIETLVALGAEVRWSSCNIFSTQDQAAAAIAAAGIPVFAWKGETEQEYEWCIEQTILKDGQPWDANMVLDDGGDLTEILHKKYPAMLDKIHGVTEETTTGVHRLLDMLAKGELKVPAINVNDSVTKSKNDNKYGCRHSLNDAIKRGTDHLLSGKQALVIGYGDVGKGSAQSLRQEGMIVKVTEVDPICAMQACMDGFEVVSPFKDGINTGTEAGINKDLLGRIDLIVTTTGNVNVCDANMLKALKKRAVVCNIGHFDNEIDTAFMRKNWAWEEVKPQVHKIHRTGAGVFDPQNDDYLILLAEGRLVNLGNATGHPSRIMDGSFANQVLAQIFLFEQKFAALPAAKKAERLTVEVLPKKLDEEVALEMVRGFGGVVTQLTPQQAEYIGVTVEGPFKPDAYRY from the coding sequence ATGAGCGCTGTAAACACGCCTGCAGGTTTTTCCGACTTCAAGGTCGCCGACATCTCCCTGGCCGACTGGGGCCGCAAGGAAGTCATCATCGCCGAATCGGAAATGCCCGCGCTGATGGGCCTGCGCCGCAAGTATCAAGCCGAGCAACCGCTCAAGGGCGCGAAGATCATCGGCTGCATCCACATGACCATCCAGACTGCCGTGCTGATCGAGACCCTGGTCGCCCTGGGTGCCGAAGTGCGCTGGTCGTCGTGCAACATCTTCTCCACCCAGGACCAGGCCGCCGCCGCCATCGCTGCCGCCGGCATCCCGGTGTTCGCCTGGAAAGGCGAGACCGAGCAAGAGTACGAGTGGTGCATCGAGCAGACCATCCTCAAGGATGGCCAGCCATGGGACGCCAACATGGTGCTGGACGACGGCGGTGACCTGACCGAGATCCTGCACAAGAAATACCCGGCCATGCTGGACAAGATCCACGGCGTGACCGAAGAGACCACCACCGGCGTGCACCGCCTGCTGGACATGCTGGCCAAGGGCGAGCTGAAAGTCCCGGCGATCAACGTCAACGACTCGGTCACCAAGAGCAAGAACGACAACAAATACGGCTGCCGCCACAGCCTCAACGACGCCATCAAGCGCGGCACCGACCACCTGCTGTCGGGCAAGCAGGCCCTGGTGATCGGCTACGGCGACGTGGGCAAGGGCTCGGCCCAGTCCCTGCGCCAGGAAGGCATGATCGTCAAGGTCACCGAAGTCGACCCGATCTGCGCCATGCAAGCCTGCATGGACGGCTTCGAAGTCGTCTCGCCGTTCAAGGACGGCATCAACACCGGTACCGAAGCCGGCATCAACAAGGACCTGCTCGGCCGCATCGACCTGATCGTCACCACCACCGGTAACGTCAACGTCTGCGACGCCAACATGCTCAAGGCCCTGAAAAAGCGCGCCGTGGTCTGCAACATCGGCCACTTCGACAACGAGATCGACACCGCCTTCATGCGCAAGAACTGGGCATGGGAAGAGGTCAAGCCACAGGTGCACAAGATCCACCGCACCGGCGCCGGCGTGTTCGACCCGCAGAACGACGACTACCTGATCCTGCTGGCCGAAGGCCGCCTGGTGAACCTGGGCAACGCCACCGGCCACCCGAGCCGCATCATGGACGGCTCGTTCGCCAACCAGGTCCTGGCGCAGATCTTCCTGTTCGAGCAGAAGTTCGCCGCGCTGCCTGCCGCGAAGAAGGCCGAGCGCCTGACCGTGGAAGTGCTGCCGAAGAAACTCGACGAAGAAGTGGCCCTGGAAATGGTCCGCGGCTTCGGTGGCGTGGTCACCCAGCTGACCCCGCAGCAGGCCGAGTACATCGGTGTGACCGTCGAAGGCCCGTTCAAGCCGGACGCTTACCGCTACTAA
- a CDS encoding ABC transporter substrate-binding protein, with amino-acid sequence MSLTGRLSRRIRLLGLVVLVGLSSLAHGERLRIVSDDWAPYLYQEDAQPKGIDYEVTNEVFKRLGVQVQWEFMPWKRCLAMVEQGLADGVMDIFQVDSRQGYLVYPDEPMSQVEFVLYQARSRPHPIERLEDLAGLTIGTSPGYTYDGAFAESTLFRREPAPSHEANFGKLALGRIDLLVTDRRVGRYVSRRLGLEQTVEELPAVVSRRPQYLGLARKPGREQLARAFSDELRRFKQEPAYAAISARYLGNQDFPFAVEQQERGTR; translated from the coding sequence ATGTCCCTGACAGGGCGCCTCTCCAGGCGCATACGCCTCCTCGGCCTGGTAGTGCTTGTTGGTCTCAGCTCGCTGGCCCACGGCGAGCGCCTGCGGATCGTCAGTGACGACTGGGCGCCGTACCTGTACCAAGAAGATGCCCAACCCAAGGGCATCGACTACGAAGTGACCAATGAAGTGTTCAAACGCCTCGGCGTCCAGGTGCAGTGGGAGTTCATGCCTTGGAAAAGATGCCTGGCCATGGTCGAACAGGGTCTGGCGGACGGGGTGATGGACATCTTCCAGGTCGACTCACGCCAGGGCTATCTGGTTTACCCGGACGAACCCATGTCCCAGGTCGAGTTCGTTCTCTACCAGGCCCGTTCGCGCCCCCACCCGATCGAGCGCCTCGAGGACCTGGCCGGTCTGACCATCGGCACATCGCCGGGTTATACCTACGACGGCGCCTTCGCCGAATCGACGCTGTTTCGCCGCGAGCCTGCGCCCAGCCACGAGGCCAACTTCGGCAAGCTGGCGCTCGGACGCATCGACCTGCTGGTGACCGACCGCCGGGTCGGGCGCTATGTGAGCCGCCGACTGGGTCTGGAGCAGACCGTTGAAGAACTGCCCGCCGTGGTCAGCCGTCGCCCGCAGTACCTGGGCCTGGCCCGCAAGCCCGGTCGAGAGCAGTTGGCGCGGGCCTTCAGCGACGAGTTGCGGCGCTTCAAACAGGAGCCCGCCTATGCGGCGATCAGTGCCCGCTACCTCGGCAATCAGGATTTTCCTTTCGCCGTTGAGCAGCAGGAACGCGGCACACGCTGA
- a CDS encoding NAD(P)/FAD-dependent oxidoreductase: MAAAWVRLCALVLIGVTSGVALAKDKTAIVVGGGLAGLTAAYELQSKGWQVTLLEAKSGMGGRSGLATSEWVGNSKTQPVLNQYLEQFKVATLPAPEFVRNPGYLIDGEYFSATDLATKQPATAEALKRFEKTLDDLARSIEDPLNPAANSTLFALDQMNVSTWLDKLQLPATARQLVNQQIRTRYDEPSRLSLLYFAQQGRVYRNVSDRDLRAARLPGGSPVLAQAFVKQLKTIKTSSPVTAIVQDKDGVTVKVGGVGYQADYLVMAVPLRALAKIQMTPGLDGQHLAALKGTNYGWRDQLMLKFKNPVWESRARMSGEIFSNTGLGMLWIEPALKGGANVVINLSGDNARLLQAFGDKQMVDQVLIRLHAFYPQARGAFTGYEIRRYSTDAGMGGAYLAYGPGQISKYWRLWERPVQRIAFAGEHTDALYPGTLEGALRSGQRAAGQVQDLAAGKSFDPAKAASVAAAAATGAAGVAAAKDKGGFFSNLFGGASDKAPAKAEPVKAEQAKPGFFSRLFGGSDKPEAKAAPIAKAEEVAPAPAAAPVAPTPVAKEEPVKPAATKQAPAKPAAKQAHKPAAKPAPVKKATAKSEPAKKPVVNSQAKAG; encoded by the coding sequence ATGGCTGCTGCTTGGGTGCGCCTGTGCGCGTTGGTATTGATCGGGGTGACCAGCGGCGTCGCGCTGGCCAAGGACAAGACGGCGATCGTCGTCGGTGGTGGCCTGGCGGGCCTGACCGCGGCCTACGAGCTGCAGAGCAAGGGCTGGCAGGTGACCCTGCTGGAAGCCAAGTCGGGCATGGGCGGGCGTTCGGGCCTGGCCACCAGCGAATGGGTCGGCAACAGCAAGACCCAGCCGGTGCTCAACCAGTATCTGGAGCAGTTCAAGGTCGCCACCCTGCCGGCCCCGGAGTTCGTGCGCAACCCCGGCTACCTGATCGACGGTGAATATTTCAGCGCCACCGATCTGGCGACCAAGCAGCCAGCCACTGCCGAGGCGCTCAAACGCTTCGAGAAAACCCTCGACGACCTGGCCCGTTCCATCGAAGACCCGCTCAATCCCGCGGCAAATAGCACCCTGTTCGCCCTCGACCAGATGAACGTGTCCACCTGGCTCGACAAGCTGCAGCTGCCAGCCACCGCCCGTCAGCTGGTCAACCAGCAGATCCGCACCCGCTATGATGAGCCGTCGCGCCTGTCGCTGCTTTACTTCGCCCAGCAAGGCCGGGTCTACCGCAATGTCAGCGACCGTGACCTGCGCGCCGCGCGCCTGCCCGGTGGCAGCCCGGTGTTGGCCCAGGCCTTCGTCAAGCAGCTGAAGACCATCAAGACCAGTTCGCCGGTTACCGCCATCGTTCAGGACAAAGACGGTGTGACCGTCAAGGTCGGCGGCGTCGGCTACCAGGCTGACTACCTGGTAATGGCCGTGCCGCTGCGTGCACTGGCCAAGATCCAGATGACCCCGGGCCTGGACGGGCAGCACCTGGCCGCCTTGAAGGGCACCAACTATGGCTGGCGCGACCAGCTGATGCTCAAGTTCAAGAACCCGGTGTGGGAAAGCCGTGCACGCATGTCCGGCGAGATCTTCAGCAACACTGGCCTGGGCATGCTGTGGATCGAGCCGGCGCTCAAGGGTGGCGCCAACGTGGTGATCAACCTGTCCGGGGATAACGCCCGCTTGCTCCAGGCTTTTGGTGACAAGCAGATGGTCGACCAGGTACTGATCCGCCTGCACGCCTTCTACCCGCAGGCACGCGGCGCCTTCACCGGTTATGAAATCCGCCGCTACAGCACCGACGCCGGCATGGGCGGTGCGTACCTGGCCTACGGCCCGGGGCAGATCAGCAAGTACTGGCGCCTGTGGGAGCGCCCGGTACAACGGATCGCCTTTGCCGGCGAACACACCGATGCGCTTTACCCGGGTACCCTCGAAGGGGCCCTGCGTAGCGGCCAGCGTGCCGCGGGGCAGGTCCAGGACCTGGCGGCGGGCAAGTCCTTCGACCCGGCCAAGGCTGCGTCGGTAGCCGCCGCAGCGGCTACTGGAGCGGCCGGCGTCGCGGCCGCGAAGGACAAGGGCGGGTTCTTCTCCAACCTGTTCGGCGGCGCCTCCGACAAGGCTCCGGCCAAGGCGGAGCCCGTGAAGGCCGAGCAGGCCAAGCCGGGCTTCTTCTCGCGTCTGTTTGGCGGCTCTGACAAGCCAGAGGCCAAGGCCGCGCCGATCGCCAAGGCCGAGGAGGTTGCGCCTGCACCGGCAGCCGCGCCGGTTGCGCCGACACCCGTTGCTAAGGAAGAGCCAGTGAAGCCGGCGGCCACCAAGCAGGCCCCCGCCAAGCCTGCGGCCAAGCAGGCCCACAAGCCTGCAGCCAAACCGGCGCCGGTGAAGAAGGCCACCGCCAAGTCGGAACCGGCCAAGAAGCCGGTGGTCAACAGCCAGGCCAAGGCCGGCTGA
- a CDS encoding adenosylmethionine--8-amino-7-oxononanoate transaminase — MGLNDQWMQRDLKVLWHPCTQMKDHEQLPLIPIKRGEGVWLEDFEGKRYLDAVSSWWVNAFGHANPRINQRIKDQVDQLEHVILAGFSHQPVIELSERLVAITPAGLDRVFYGDNGSSCIEVALKMSFHYWQNTGKAQKKRFVTLTNSYHGETIAAMSVGDVPLFTETYKALLLDTIKVPSPDCYLRPEGMGWEEHSRNMFAAMEQTLAEHHASIAAVIVEPLIQGAGGMRMYHPVYLKLLREACDRYDVHLIHDEIAVGFGRTGTMFACEQAGITPDFLCLSKALTGGYLPLAACLTTDKVYQAFYDDYPTLRAFLHSHSYTGNPLACAAALATLDIFEQDNVIEANKALSARMASATAHLVDHAHVAEIRQTGMVLAIEMVQDKATKAAYPWQERRGLKVFEHALSRGALLRPLGSVVYFLPPYVITPEQIDFLAEVASEGIDIATRDKVSVAVPADFHPDFRDPG, encoded by the coding sequence ATGGGCCTCAACGATCAGTGGATGCAGCGCGACCTGAAGGTCCTTTGGCACCCCTGCACCCAGATGAAAGACCACGAACAGCTGCCGCTGATCCCGATCAAGCGCGGCGAGGGCGTGTGGCTGGAGGACTTCGAGGGCAAACGCTACCTGGACGCCGTCAGCTCATGGTGGGTCAACGCTTTTGGCCATGCCAACCCGCGTATCAACCAGCGCATCAAGGACCAGGTCGACCAGCTCGAACATGTGATCCTCGCCGGTTTCAGCCACCAGCCGGTGATCGAGCTGTCCGAACGCCTGGTAGCGATCACCCCCGCCGGCCTGGACCGGGTGTTCTATGGCGACAATGGCTCGTCGTGCATCGAAGTGGCGCTGAAGATGAGCTTCCACTACTGGCAGAACACCGGCAAAGCGCAGAAGAAGCGCTTCGTCACCCTGACCAACAGCTACCATGGCGAGACCATCGCCGCGATGTCGGTGGGCGACGTGCCGCTGTTCACCGAAACCTACAAGGCGCTGCTGCTGGACACCATCAAGGTGCCGAGCCCGGACTGCTACCTGCGTCCGGAAGGCATGGGCTGGGAAGAGCACTCGCGGAACATGTTCGCGGCTATGGAGCAGACCCTGGCCGAACACCACGCCAGCATCGCCGCGGTGATCGTCGAGCCGCTGATCCAGGGCGCCGGCGGCATGCGCATGTATCACCCGGTGTACCTCAAGCTGCTGCGCGAGGCCTGCGACCGTTACGACGTGCACCTGATCCACGATGAGATCGCGGTCGGCTTCGGCCGCACCGGCACGATGTTCGCCTGCGAGCAGGCCGGCATCACCCCGGACTTCCTGTGCCTGTCCAAGGCCCTGACCGGCGGCTACCTGCCGCTGGCCGCCTGCCTGACCACCGACAAGGTCTACCAGGCGTTCTACGACGACTACCCGACCCTGCGCGCCTTCCTGCACTCGCACAGCTACACCGGCAATCCGCTGGCCTGCGCCGCGGCCCTGGCCACTTTGGACATCTTCGAGCAGGACAACGTGATCGAGGCCAACAAGGCCTTGTCGGCGCGCATGGCCAGCGCCACCGCGCACCTGGTCGACCATGCCCACGTCGCCGAGATCCGCCAGACCGGCATGGTCCTGGCCATCGAGATGGTCCAGGACAAGGCCACCAAGGCCGCCTACCCCTGGCAGGAGCGCCGCGGCCTGAAAGTCTTCGAGCACGCCCTGAGCCGTGGCGCACTGTTGCGCCCGCTGGGCAGCGTGGTGTATTTCCTGCCGCCTTACGTGATTACACCCGAACAGATCGACTTCCTGGCCGAGGTGGCCAGCGAAGGGATCGATATCGCCACCCGCGACAAGGTGAGCGTTGCCGTGCCGGCCGACTTTCATCCGGATTTCCGCGATCCGGGCTAG
- a CDS encoding DEAD/DEAH box helicase — MSFASLGLSEALVRAIEAAGYTQPTPVQQRAIPAVLQGRDLMVAAQTGTGKTGGFALPILERLFPGGHPDKSQRHGPRQPRVLVLTPTRELAAQVHDSFKVYARDLNFISACIFGGVGMNPQVQAMAKGVDVLVACPGRLLDLAGQGSVDLSRVEILVLDEADRMLDMGFIHDVKKVLARLPAKRQNLLFSATFSKDITDLADKLLHNPERIEVTPPNTTVERIEQRVYRLPASHKRALLAHLITLGAWEQVLVFTRTKHGANRLAEYLEKHGLTAAAIHGNKSQNARTKALADFKANTVRVLVATDIAARGLDIDQLPHVVNFELPNVEEDYVHRIGRTGRAGRSGEAISMVAPDEEKLLKSIERVTRQKIPDGDLMGFDASQVEVEKPEVRERQPNNGRGGRNQQPRGEGGKEGSGGRKDKGKDKGRNKPSSEKSAEKEKSGEKQQQGQQRKPRDQKPRQQQNNGQKAAPVAAPNRDPEEFLDDDVDNFGNRADYVSPYQNAKNQGRNRRPGGNGGQAQGQGQRSGGGQGQGQGRGNGQQRQGQGSGEKRPRNGGGSNGGARRDNNGGRARREDSSRQEPAVRNPRESQSAPVIIRKESKLDRYPTPEQLDDLPSRPRGERPALLTRKG; from the coding sequence ATGTCCTTTGCTTCCCTCGGTCTCTCCGAGGCTCTTGTCCGCGCTATCGAGGCAGCGGGCTATACCCAGCCCACTCCGGTGCAACAGCGGGCCATTCCCGCCGTGTTGCAAGGTCGCGACCTGATGGTCGCCGCCCAGACAGGTACTGGTAAAACCGGCGGCTTCGCGCTCCCTATTCTTGAGCGCCTGTTCCCGGGTGGCCACCCCGACAAATCGCAACGCCATGGCCCGCGCCAACCGCGCGTGCTGGTGCTGACCCCCACCCGCGAGCTGGCAGCGCAGGTGCATGACAGCTTCAAGGTCTACGCCCGCGACCTCAACTTCATCAGCGCCTGCATCTTCGGTGGCGTCGGCATGAACCCGCAGGTCCAGGCCATGGCCAAGGGCGTTGACGTCCTGGTCGCCTGCCCGGGCCGCCTGCTCGACCTGGCCGGCCAAGGCAGCGTCGACCTCTCGCGTGTCGAGATCCTGGTGCTGGACGAAGCCGACCGCATGCTCGACATGGGCTTCATCCACGACGTCAAGAAAGTGCTGGCGCGCCTGCCGGCCAAGCGCCAGAACCTGCTGTTCTCGGCGACCTTCTCCAAGGACATCACCGACCTCGCCGACAAGCTGCTGCACAACCCCGAGCGCATCGAGGTCACGCCGCCGAACACCACCGTCGAGCGTATCGAGCAGCGGGTCTACCGCCTGCCGGCCAGCCACAAGCGCGCCCTGCTGGCGCACCTCATCACCCTGGGCGCCTGGGAACAGGTGCTGGTGTTCACCCGTACCAAGCACGGCGCCAACCGCCTGGCCGAGTACCTCGAGAAGCACGGCCTGACCGCCGCGGCGATCCACGGCAACAAGAGCCAGAACGCCCGCACCAAGGCGCTGGCCGACTTCAAGGCCAACACCGTGCGCGTGCTGGTCGCCACCGACATCGCCGCCCGCGGCCTGGACATCGACCAGTTGCCCCACGTGGTCAACTTCGAGCTGCCCAATGTCGAGGAAGACTACGTTCACCGCATCGGCCGTACGGGCCGTGCCGGTCGCTCCGGTGAAGCCATTTCGATGGTCGCGCCGGATGAAGAAAAGCTGCTCAAGAGCATCGAGCGCGTCACCCGCCAGAAAATCCCGGATGGCGACCTGATGGGCTTTGACGCATCGCAAGTCGAGGTCGAGAAGCCGGAAGTGCGCGAGCGCCAGCCGAACAATGGCCGCGGTGGCCGCAACCAGCAACCTCGCGGCGAAGGCGGCAAGGAAGGCAGTGGCGGGCGCAAGGACAAAGGCAAGGACAAAGGCCGCAACAAGCCTTCGTCCGAGAAGTCCGCGGAAAAGGAAAAGTCCGGCGAGAAACAGCAGCAGGGCCAGCAGCGCAAGCCGCGCGACCAGAAGCCACGCCAGCAACAGAACAACGGCCAGAAAGCCGCGCCTGTCGCCGCCCCCAATCGCGACCCTGAAGAGTTTCTCGACGACGACGTCGACAACTTTGGCAACCGCGCCGACTACGTAAGCCCCTACCAGAACGCCAAGAACCAGGGGCGCAATCGTCGCCCGGGCGGCAACGGGGGCCAAGCCCAAGGGCAAGGCCAGCGCAGTGGTGGCGGCCAGGGGCAAGGCCAGGGCCGTGGCAATGGCCAGCAACGCCAGGGCCAGGGCTCCGGTGAAAAGCGCCCGCGCAACGGCGGCGGTAGCAATGGTGGCGCCCGACGCGACAACAACGGTGGCCGTGCTCGCCGTGAAGATTCGTCCCGCCAGGAACCGGCCGTGCGCAACCCGCGCGAGTCGCAGAGTGCGCCAGTGATCATCCGCAAGGAATCCAAACTCGACCGCTACCCGACGCCCGAGCAACTGGACGACCTGCCGAGCCGCCCACGCGGTGAGCGCCCGGCGCTGCTGACCCGCAAGGGCTGA
- a CDS encoding acyl-CoA thioesterase: MNFHTRKWVKPEDLNPNGTLFGGSLLRWIDEEAAIYAIVQLGNQRVVTKYISEINFVSASRQGDIIELGITATEFGRTSITLKCEVRNKITRRAILTVDKMVFVNLGEDGLPAAHGRTEIKYIQDQFPDSAVE; the protein is encoded by the coding sequence ATGAACTTTCACACCCGCAAATGGGTAAAACCCGAAGACCTCAATCCCAACGGCACCCTGTTCGGCGGCAGCCTGCTGCGCTGGATCGACGAGGAGGCGGCGATCTACGCCATCGTCCAGCTGGGTAACCAGCGCGTGGTGACCAAGTACATTTCCGAGATCAACTTCGTCAGTGCCTCGCGTCAGGGCGACATCATCGAGCTGGGCATCACCGCCACCGAATTCGGCCGCACCTCGATCACCCTCAAGTGCGAAGTACGCAACAAGATCACCCGCAGGGCGATCCTGACCGTCGACAAGATGGTGTTCGTCAACCTGGGTGAGGATGGCCTGCCGGCCGCCCACGGGCGCACCGAGATCAAGTACATCCAGGACCAGTTCCCGGACAGCGCGGTGGAATAG